One segment of Pseudomonas pohangensis DNA contains the following:
- a CDS encoding diacylglycerol kinase, protein MSPYKGQTGLKRILNATGFSMAGLRAAYVGEAAFRQLVLINVLLIPLAFYFDVSQVERALMIGVCLILLIVELLNSAIEAAIDRISLDIHPLSKNAKDMGSAAQFIALCLIGVVWGLILLG, encoded by the coding sequence ATGTCACCCTACAAGGGCCAGACCGGCCTGAAACGTATTCTCAACGCCACCGGTTTCTCCATGGCCGGCCTGCGTGCGGCCTATGTCGGCGAGGCAGCGTTCCGCCAGCTGGTGCTGATCAACGTATTGCTGATTCCGCTGGCATTCTATTTCGATGTCAGCCAGGTCGAGCGCGCCCTGATGATCGGCGTGTGCCTGATACTGCTGATTGTCGAGCTGCTCAATTCGGCCATCGAGGCGGCCATCGACCGTATTTCCCTGGATATTCACCCGCTGTCGAAAAATGCCAAGGACATGGGCAGCGCTGCGCAGTTCATTGCGCTGTGTCTGATCGGTGTGGTCTGGGGCCTGATTCTGCTGGGTTGA
- the erdR gene encoding response regulator transcription factor ErdR yields the protein MAAYEILIADDHPLFRSALHQALSLDLGAELHLAEAASIAELEARLTEKSDWDLVLLDLNMPGAHGFSGLVLLRGQYPQIPVVMISAQEEATVVSRSREFGASGFIPKSSSLDQIQQAVRAVLDGDLWWPSLSAEAAELTAEAKAASAGLASLTPQQFRVLTMVCDGLLNKQIAWELSVSEATIKAHVTAIFRKLGVRTRTQAAMLLQQLESFSPQ from the coding sequence ATGGCTGCTTACGAAATACTGATTGCGGATGATCATCCCTTGTTTCGCAGCGCCCTGCATCAGGCCCTGAGCCTGGATCTGGGCGCAGAACTACACCTGGCCGAAGCGGCCAGTATTGCCGAGCTTGAGGCTCGTTTAACGGAAAAAAGTGACTGGGATCTGGTGCTGCTGGATCTGAACATGCCTGGTGCCCACGGGTTTTCCGGGCTGGTGTTGCTGCGCGGGCAATACCCGCAGATTCCGGTGGTGATGATTTCGGCGCAGGAGGAGGCCACCGTGGTTTCCCGCTCGCGGGAATTCGGTGCCAGCGGTTTCATCCCCAAATCAAGCTCGCTGGACCAGATCCAGCAGGCCGTGCGCGCAGTGCTCGATGGCGATTTGTGGTGGCCGAGCCTGTCGGCCGAGGCGGCGGAGCTGACTGCCGAGGCCAAGGCCGCCAGTGCCGGTCTGGCCAGCCTGACGCCACAGCAGTTCAGGGTGCTGACGATGGTTTGCGATGGCTTGCTGAACAAGCAGATTGCCTGGGAGTTATCGGTTTCCGAAGCGACCATCAAGGCCCATGTGACGGCGATTTTCCGTAAACTGGGGGTGCGCACCAGGACCCAGGCGGCGATGCTGTTGCAGCAACTGGAGAGTTTCTCCCCCCAGTAG
- a CDS encoding DMT family transporter: MRTQALRADLLMLLTAIIWGSAFIAQRLGMDSIGPFLYTGLRFALASIALLPLILWLERRIEHRKPEPINPGLLRGGLIMGLALTLGMNLQQVGLLFTSVTNSGFITGLYVIVVPLLGLFLGHKTGLGIWLGAGLAVLGMFLLSVGDSFQVASGDWLQLAGAFVWGVHVLLVGHFASRHDPLQLALIQFAVCALISLLLAVVFEPIQLAAIISALPAIAYGGLLGVCVGFTLQVVAQKHAIASHAAIILSLEAVFAAIFGALLLGEALSIKGYFGCALMFSGMLLAQLWPRPRQA, encoded by the coding sequence ATGCGAACCCAAGCCCTGCGTGCCGACCTGTTGATGTTGCTGACCGCGATTATCTGGGGCTCGGCTTTTATTGCCCAACGCCTGGGCATGGACAGCATCGGCCCGTTTCTCTACACCGGTCTGCGCTTCGCCCTGGCAAGTATTGCCCTGCTGCCGCTGATCCTCTGGCTGGAGCGGCGTATCGAGCATCGCAAGCCGGAGCCGATCAACCCCGGACTGCTGCGCGGCGGCCTGATCATGGGACTGGCACTGACGCTGGGGATGAACCTGCAACAGGTCGGCCTGCTCTTCACCAGCGTGACCAACTCCGGCTTTATCACTGGCCTGTACGTGATCGTGGTGCCGCTGCTGGGCCTGTTCCTCGGCCACAAGACCGGGCTGGGCATCTGGCTGGGTGCCGGACTGGCGGTGCTGGGCATGTTCCTGCTCAGTGTCGGTGACAGCTTTCAGGTTGCCTCCGGCGACTGGCTGCAGCTGGCCGGCGCCTTTGTCTGGGGCGTGCATGTGCTGCTGGTCGGCCATTTCGCCAGTCGCCATGACCCGCTGCAACTGGCATTGATCCAGTTTGCCGTGTGCGCGCTGATCAGCCTGCTGCTGGCGGTAGTGTTCGAGCCGATCCAGCTGGCGGCCATCATCAGCGCCCTGCCCGCTATCGCTTATGGCGGCCTGCTCGGGGTCTGCGTGGGCTTTACCCTGCAGGTGGTCGCGCAGAAACATGCGATCGCCTCCCATGCGGCGATCATTCTCTCTCTGGAAGCCGTGTTTGCCGCCATTTTCGGTGCGTTGCTGCTCGGTGAAGCGCTGAGCATCAAGGGATACTTCGGTTGCGCGCTGATGTTCAGCGGCATGCTGCTCGCGCAACTGTGGCCGCGCCCGCGGCAGGCCTGA
- a CDS encoding tRNA-uridine aminocarboxypropyltransferase — MTHAVARLRAERLARSVRPFNARGSRVSRCPQCRVAHAYCLCNWKPAVASNSGMCLLMYDTEPLKPSNTGWLIADVVKDTAAFGWSRTEPDPAIEQLLNDPEWQPFIVFPGEYAPAERVVDQVQLQPGRRPLFVLLDATWMEARKMFRKSAYLDRFPVLSLKAEQLSRYGLRRSKNAEHLCTAEVAALCLELAGDQASAAALDAYLDVFTEHYLAAKRNQPLDLGSPAHKLAQGFLPS, encoded by the coding sequence ATGACTCATGCCGTGGCCCGCTTGCGCGCCGAGCGTCTGGCGCGCAGCGTTCGCCCCTTCAATGCCCGCGGCTCGCGGGTCTCGCGCTGTCCGCAGTGCCGGGTGGCGCACGCCTATTGCCTGTGTAACTGGAAGCCCGCAGTGGCGAGCAATTCTGGCATGTGCCTGCTGATGTATGACACCGAACCGCTCAAGCCAAGCAATACCGGCTGGCTGATTGCCGATGTGGTGAAGGACACGGCCGCTTTTGGCTGGTCACGGACCGAGCCTGATCCGGCCATCGAGCAGCTGCTGAATGACCCGGAATGGCAGCCCTTCATTGTTTTTCCCGGTGAATATGCACCGGCAGAACGGGTAGTGGATCAGGTGCAGTTGCAGCCGGGGCGCCGGCCATTGTTCGTCCTGCTCGACGCCACCTGGATGGAGGCGCGCAAGATGTTCCGCAAGAGCGCCTATCTGGACCGCTTTCCGGTGCTCAGCCTGAAAGCGGAGCAACTGTCACGCTATGGCCTGCGCCGCTCGAAGAATGCCGAACACCTGTGTACGGCAGAGGTGGCGGCGCTGTGTTTGGAGCTGGCCGGCGACCAGGCGAGCGCCGCTGCCCTGGATGCCTATCTGGATGTTTTTACCGAGCATTACCTGGCAGCCAAGCGCAATCAGCCACTGGACCTGGGCAGCCCCGCGCACAAGCTGGCGCAGGGCTTTTTGCCGTCCTGA
- a CDS encoding aminotransferase class V-fold PLP-dependent enzyme, producing MSSQYPAVDPDGLLEYSVVFTDRSLNHMSRQFQQVMRDISAGMKLTYNAAAVAVVPGGGTYGMEAVARQFAAGKKCLVIRNGWFSYRWSQIFEAGQIPSEEIILKARPLAEGHQQPWAPAPIDEVVASIRQHKPSLVFAPHVETASGIILPDSYLRSVADAVHEHGGLFVLDCIASGAVWVDMQACAVDILISAPQKGWSASPCSALVMLGEQAAERIKLTRSSSFACDLLKWLQIMQAYENGGHAYHATLPTDALAAFCRSMQETINGGLDTFKAAQWDLGTRVRTLMAANGFPSVAAPGFAAPGVVVSYTDDIGIHNGKKFSAQGLQTAAGVPLMCDEAADFRTFRIGLFGLDKWLNPEQTVSNLELALKASNSAG from the coding sequence ATGTCCAGCCAATACCCCGCCGTTGATCCGGACGGCCTGCTTGAATACTCGGTAGTCTTCACCGACCGCTCGCTGAACCACATGTCCAGACAGTTCCAGCAGGTCATGCGTGACATCTCTGCCGGCATGAAGCTGACCTATAACGCGGCAGCCGTGGCAGTGGTTCCCGGTGGCGGCACCTACGGCATGGAAGCGGTAGCCCGGCAGTTTGCCGCCGGCAAAAAATGCCTGGTAATCCGCAATGGCTGGTTCAGCTACCGCTGGAGCCAGATATTCGAAGCCGGGCAGATACCTTCTGAAGAAATCATCCTCAAAGCCCGCCCGCTGGCCGAAGGGCACCAGCAACCCTGGGCACCAGCACCCATCGACGAGGTGGTTGCCAGTATCCGCCAGCACAAACCGTCTCTGGTGTTTGCTCCGCACGTGGAAACCGCATCCGGGATCATTCTGCCGGACAGCTATCTGCGTTCGGTAGCCGATGCCGTGCACGAACATGGCGGCCTGTTTGTCCTCGATTGCATTGCCTCCGGCGCGGTATGGGTCGACATGCAGGCGTGTGCCGTTGACATACTGATCAGTGCTCCGCAAAAAGGCTGGAGCGCCTCGCCATGCAGCGCACTGGTGATGCTCGGCGAGCAGGCCGCCGAGCGCATCAAGCTGACCCGCAGCAGCAGCTTTGCCTGCGATCTGCTCAAGTGGCTGCAGATCATGCAGGCCTACGAGAATGGCGGCCACGCCTACCATGCCACCTTGCCCACCGATGCGCTGGCAGCCTTCTGCCGCAGCATGCAGGAGACCATCAACGGCGGTCTGGACACTTTCAAGGCCGCACAGTGGGATCTGGGCACGCGGGTCAGAACCCTGATGGCCGCCAACGGCTTCCCCAGTGTCGCCGCGCCCGGTTTTGCGGCGCCGGGCGTGGTGGTCAGTTATACCGATGACATCGGTATCCACAATGGCAAGAAATTCAGCGCGCAGGGCCTGCAAACGGCAGCCGGCGTCCCCCTGATGTGTGATGAAGCGGCGGACTTCCGTACCTTCCGCATCGGCCTGTTCGGCCTGGATAAATGGCTCAACCCCGAGCAGACCGTCAGCAACCTTGAACTGGCGCTAAAGGCCAGCAACAGCGCCGGCTAA